From Streptomyces sp. NBC_00775, one genomic window encodes:
- a CDS encoding FG-GAP-like repeat-containing protein, whose amino-acid sequence MTTRTRAHTRSAAAVALSAATVLGVIGLTPGAATAAPAAPDSASSDLTSDFNGDGLPDLAITAPTATVNGLKQAGAVTVVYGSAGGYDTAHRQIITQATDGVPGDPTAERRWGHLGGNGDLNGDGHDDLLIRYGSHWTVLWGGADGLSGAGQLPAGEGGEGTATSPWLFNYQADVGDIDGDGTADVAAPAQADGAWGLAVYYGPFDRTGAPARIGFRDTVTKDAGYAPGAVFVGDMTGDGVADIVTSGNTRDFASTGRLYVGSAAGLTDAGTIKATGTGAFGDLDHDGYQDFVGGNGDAGTAAAPGGAVYVTYGGPKGLSTTRAARTITQATAGVPGTDEKDDRFGDSVALGDTNGDGYADLVIGTPFETGSDAEGTFRAGAVTVLRGGPQGVTTTGAQVLTQNTKGVPSTSEVLDHFGAAVHVAAGELLVGGNGEDGWKGRVWRLPATAGGVTGTGSTSFNLSALSGPSGAAHFGEDFSR is encoded by the coding sequence ATGACCACCCGCACCCGCGCCCACACCCGTTCCGCCGCGGCCGTGGCCCTGTCGGCGGCCACGGTTCTCGGTGTGATCGGACTGACTCCCGGCGCCGCGACCGCCGCTCCGGCCGCGCCCGACAGCGCCTCGTCGGACCTCACCTCGGACTTCAACGGTGACGGCCTGCCCGATCTCGCGATCACCGCGCCCACCGCCACGGTCAACGGACTCAAGCAGGCCGGGGCGGTGACCGTGGTCTACGGCTCCGCCGGCGGATACGACACCGCGCACCGCCAGATCATCACGCAGGCGACCGACGGTGTGCCCGGCGACCCGACCGCCGAACGGCGCTGGGGCCACCTCGGCGGCAACGGCGATCTGAACGGCGACGGCCACGACGACCTTCTCATCCGCTACGGCTCCCACTGGACGGTCCTGTGGGGCGGCGCGGACGGGCTGAGCGGCGCCGGCCAACTGCCCGCGGGTGAGGGCGGCGAGGGTACGGCGACTTCCCCGTGGCTGTTCAACTACCAGGCGGACGTCGGTGACATCGACGGCGACGGCACGGCGGACGTGGCCGCGCCCGCCCAGGCGGACGGCGCGTGGGGCCTGGCCGTGTACTACGGCCCGTTCGACCGGACGGGCGCCCCCGCGCGCATCGGGTTCCGCGACACCGTGACGAAGGACGCCGGGTACGCGCCCGGCGCCGTGTTCGTGGGCGACATGACCGGTGACGGCGTGGCCGACATCGTGACCAGCGGCAACACGCGGGACTTCGCCTCGACCGGGCGCCTCTACGTGGGCTCGGCGGCGGGTCTCACCGACGCCGGAACCATCAAGGCCACCGGCACGGGCGCGTTCGGCGACCTCGACCACGACGGCTACCAGGACTTCGTCGGCGGGAACGGCGACGCGGGGACGGCCGCGGCGCCCGGCGGTGCCGTCTATGTGACGTACGGCGGTCCGAAGGGCCTCAGCACGACCCGGGCGGCACGAACCATCACGCAGGCCACCGCCGGAGTACCGGGGACCGACGAGAAGGACGACCGGTTCGGCGACAGCGTCGCCCTGGGCGACACGAACGGCGACGGCTACGCGGACCTGGTCATCGGCACGCCGTTCGAGACCGGCAGCGACGCCGAGGGCACGTTCCGGGCGGGAGCGGTCACCGTGCTGCGCGGCGGTCCGCAGGGTGTCACCACCACGGGTGCCCAGGTGCTCACGCAGAACACCAAGGGCGTGCCGAGTACGTCGGAGGTGCTGGACCACTTCGGTGCGGCGGTGCACGTGGCCGCGGGTGAGCTCCTGGTCGGCGGGAACGGCGAGGACGGCTGGAAGGGCCGCGTCTGGCGGCTGCCTGCCACCGCCGGGGGCGTCACCGGAACGGGCAGCACCAGCTTCAACCTCTCCGCGCTCTCCGGGCCGTCGGGCGCTGCCCACTTCGGCGAGGACTTCAGCCGCTGA
- a CDS encoding NTP pyrophosphohydrolase, translating to MASPLLVIVDGANVVGSVPDGWWRDRRGAAERLRDRLARDGLPGRSSPVELVLVVEGAAKGVESVPGVRVVAAPRSGDDKIVELVAEAGDRSVLVITADRELRGRVGELGAEVTGPRAARGDA from the coding sequence ATGGCCAGCCCCTTGCTCGTGATCGTCGACGGTGCGAATGTTGTCGGTTCCGTGCCCGATGGGTGGTGGCGGGACCGGCGTGGAGCCGCGGAGCGCCTCCGTGACCGGCTCGCCCGGGACGGTCTTCCCGGGCGCTCCTCCCCCGTTGAGCTCGTCCTCGTGGTGGAGGGCGCGGCCAAGGGTGTGGAGTCCGTCCCGGGTGTACGCGTCGTCGCCGCGCCCCGCAGCGGCGACGACAAGATCGTGGAACTGGTCGCCGAGGCCGGCGACCGTTCCGTCCTCGTCATCACGGCGGACCGTGAGCTTCGGGGCCGGGTGGGTGAGCTGGGGGCGGAGGTCACGGGGCCGCGGGCCGCACGCGGTGACGCATGA
- a CDS encoding ArnT family glycosyltransferase, with amino-acid sequence MLAELLESSRPVVKSPASDHGYWRRVLPVLTVLACVTRAPSFIRPLWNPDEGYLAVQARMLAHGGELYETVVDRKPPLVPWLYEAAFAVCGSGSLTSVRVLAVLAQLSTAVLLASLARRRWGGAAGCTAGVLYLLASIGLNPEDAQAATFEVFMLPCTAAAMWCADRRRWGAAGLAVACAFLAKQTGGAVLVPVVWLLWQSGAPPRNALVRLGVGAVLPVLCAAQLTDPAGFLFWTVTGSGAYASFTGSELHVLARGLTNAAILAVACAGLIPPVVRVLRIARTGSAELWLWLASSAVAVALGFHFFGHYYLQLIPPVALLATAALQILPRDRMVTALLTSACCCTLFLAWGLLAPRPELAHAQRLADALAHRTDPGDRVLVWGIHPETYWLADRAPASRYLTAGLLTNYSGGRNGPQVGEKYAVEGAWPVFREEMTTHPPALVIDDSTDQPYAPDRVPSLRRLLAAGYEQAGVVDGATLYTRTPPAD; translated from the coding sequence ATGCTCGCCGAGCTCCTGGAATCATCACGCCCCGTAGTCAAGTCGCCGGCATCGGACCACGGCTACTGGAGACGGGTCCTGCCCGTGCTGACGGTGCTCGCCTGCGTCACCCGCGCCCCCTCCTTCATACGGCCGCTGTGGAACCCGGACGAGGGCTATCTCGCCGTACAGGCGCGGATGCTGGCGCACGGGGGAGAGCTGTACGAGACGGTCGTCGACCGCAAGCCGCCGCTCGTGCCGTGGCTGTACGAGGCGGCGTTCGCGGTGTGCGGCTCCGGCTCGCTCACTTCCGTGCGGGTTCTCGCGGTGCTGGCCCAGCTGTCCACCGCCGTGCTGCTGGCGTCCCTGGCCCGGCGCCGCTGGGGCGGGGCGGCCGGGTGCACGGCGGGCGTGCTGTATCTGCTGGCCTCCATCGGGCTCAACCCCGAGGATGCGCAGGCCGCGACGTTCGAGGTCTTCATGCTCCCGTGCACGGCCGCGGCGATGTGGTGCGCGGACCGGCGCCGCTGGGGTGCGGCCGGACTCGCCGTCGCCTGCGCGTTCCTGGCCAAACAGACGGGCGGGGCGGTGCTGGTGCCGGTGGTGTGGCTGCTCTGGCAGTCCGGGGCGCCGCCCCGAAACGCCCTGGTACGGCTGGGAGTCGGGGCCGTCCTCCCGGTCCTCTGCGCGGCGCAGCTCACCGACCCCGCGGGTTTCCTGTTCTGGACGGTCACCGGATCGGGCGCGTACGCCTCCTTCACCGGGTCCGAACTCCATGTCCTCGCACGGGGGTTGACCAACGCGGCGATCCTGGCGGTGGCCTGCGCGGGCCTGATCCCTCCGGTCGTACGGGTGCTGCGCATCGCCCGTACCGGATCGGCGGAGCTGTGGCTGTGGCTGGCCTCGTCGGCGGTGGCGGTCGCCCTGGGCTTCCACTTCTTCGGCCACTACTACCTTCAACTCATCCCGCCGGTGGCCCTGTTGGCGACGGCGGCGCTGCAGATCCTGCCCCGCGACCGAATGGTGACCGCGCTGCTCACCTCGGCCTGCTGCTGCACCCTGTTCCTGGCCTGGGGGCTGCTCGCGCCGCGCCCCGAACTCGCCCACGCGCAGCGCCTCGCGGACGCGCTCGCCCATCGCACGGATCCCGGTGACCGGGTCCTGGTCTGGGGCATACACCCGGAGACGTACTGGCTCGCCGACCGCGCCCCCGCCAGTCGCTACCTGACCGCCGGCCTCCTCACCAACTACAGCGGCGGCCGCAACGGTCCCCAAGTCGGCGAGAAATACGCCGTCGAGGGTGCCTGGCCCGTCTTCCGCGAGGAGATGACCACCCACCCGCCCGCCCTCGTCATCGACGACTCCACCGACCAGCCCTACGCCCCGGACCGTGTCCCGTCCCTCCGCCGGCTGCTCGCCGCGGGGTATGAGCAGGCGGGGGTGGTGGACGGCGCGACCTTGTACACACGAACACCGCCCGCCGACTGA
- a CDS encoding amino acid permease has product MSSTLFRTKKVEQSILDTEEPEHALKKSLSALDLTVFGVGVIIGTGIFVLTGKVAKENAGPGVSLAFVVAGIVCGLAALCYAEFASTVPVAGSAYTFSYASLGELPAWIIGWDLVLEFALGTAVVAVGWSGYVRSLMDNAGWHMPVALSGREGASGFGFDILASALVLVLTGILVLGMKLSARVTEVVVAIKVTVVLIVIIAGAFFINSDNYKPFIPKAQTVEAGGSLKAPLIQLMFGWAPSNFGVMGIFTAASVVFFAFIGFDVVATAAEETKNPQRDMPRGILGSLFICTVLYVAVAIVVTGMQHYTELSVDAPLADAFKAIGHPWYAGVISFGAAVGLTTVCMILLLGQTRVFFAMSRDGLLPRFFSHVHPRFKTPHRPTILLGVIIAVLAGFTSLSELAELVNIGTLFAFVVVALGVIILRRTRPDLHRSFRTPWVPFLPIVSVLAILWLMLNLPSETWLRFVIWMVIGIVVYFLYGRSHSRLGRQEETTVGEVLKGRHHESE; this is encoded by the coding sequence GTGAGCAGCACCCTCTTCAGAACGAAGAAGGTCGAACAGTCGATCTTGGACACTGAGGAGCCGGAGCACGCACTCAAGAAGTCGCTGTCCGCTCTGGATCTCACCGTCTTCGGCGTCGGTGTCATCATCGGCACCGGCATCTTCGTCCTCACCGGCAAGGTCGCCAAGGAGAACGCGGGCCCCGGGGTGTCCCTCGCGTTCGTCGTGGCGGGCATCGTCTGCGGTCTGGCGGCCCTCTGCTACGCGGAGTTCGCGTCCACGGTCCCGGTGGCGGGATCGGCGTACACCTTCTCGTACGCCTCGCTCGGCGAGCTGCCCGCCTGGATCATCGGCTGGGACCTGGTCCTGGAGTTCGCGCTCGGCACGGCGGTGGTCGCCGTCGGCTGGTCGGGGTATGTGCGCTCGCTGATGGACAACGCGGGCTGGCACATGCCGGTGGCGCTCAGCGGCCGGGAGGGCGCCTCGGGCTTCGGCTTCGACATCCTCGCCTCGGCCCTGGTGCTGGTGCTCACCGGCATCCTCGTGCTCGGTATGAAGCTGTCCGCGCGGGTCACCGAGGTCGTCGTCGCCATCAAGGTGACTGTCGTCCTCATTGTGATCATTGCGGGCGCCTTCTTCATCAACTCCGACAACTACAAGCCGTTCATCCCGAAGGCCCAGACGGTGGAGGCGGGCGGCAGTCTCAAGGCGCCGCTCATCCAGCTGATGTTCGGCTGGGCGCCCTCCAACTTCGGTGTGATGGGCATCTTCACCGCCGCCTCCGTGGTCTTCTTCGCCTTCATCGGATTCGACGTCGTGGCCACCGCCGCCGAGGAGACCAAGAACCCGCAGCGGGACATGCCGCGCGGCATCCTCGGCTCGCTGTTCATCTGCACCGTGCTGTACGTCGCCGTGGCCATCGTGGTGACCGGCATGCAGCACTACACCGAGCTGTCCGTGGACGCCCCGCTCGCCGATGCCTTCAAGGCCATCGGGCACCCCTGGTACGCGGGCGTGATCAGCTTCGGCGCCGCCGTCGGCCTGACCACCGTCTGCATGATCCTGCTTCTCGGCCAGACCCGGGTGTTCTTCGCGATGAGCCGTGACGGACTGCTGCCGCGCTTCTTCTCCCACGTCCACCCCCGCTTCAAGACCCCCCACCGGCCGACGATCCTGCTCGGTGTGATCATCGCGGTCCTGGCCGGCTTCACCAGCCTCAGCGAACTCGCCGAACTGGTGAACATCGGCACGCTCTTCGCCTTCGTCGTCGTCGCCCTGGGCGTGATCATCCTCCGCCGTACCCGCCCCGACCTGCACCGCTCCTTCCGTACGCCGTGGGTGCCGTTCCTCCCGATCGTGTCCGTCCTCGCCATCCTGTGGCTGATGCTGAACCTGCCCTCCGAGACCTGGCTCCGGTTCGTCATCTGGATGGTGATCGGCATCGTCGTCTACTTCCTGTACGGGCGCTCGCACAGCCGTCTCGGCCGGCAAGAGGAGACGACGGTGGGCGAGGTGCTGAAGGGGCGGCACCATGAATCCGAGTAA
- the dxs gene encoding 1-deoxy-D-xylulose-5-phosphate synthase, whose translation MPLLTRIRGPRDLDRLSLEQLDQLAGEIRTFLVDAVSKTGGHLGPNLGVVELTIALHRVFESPKDRVLWDTGHQSYVHKLLTGRQDFSKLKMKGGLSGYPAQAESEHDVIENSHASTVLGWADGLAKANEVLGRNDHVVAVIGDGALTGGMAWEALNNIADAKDRPLVIVVNDNERSYAPTIGGLANHLATLRTTDGYERFLARGKDLLERTPVVGKPLYETLHGAKKGLKDFIAPQGMFEDLGLKYVGPIDGHDIEALESALARAKRFGGPVIVHCLTEKGRGYQPALQDEADRFHGIGPIHPDTGLPIKASGADWTSVFGDEMVELGRERKDIVAITAAMLQPVGLKKFADAFPNRIYDVGIAEQHAAVSAAGLATGGLHPVFAVYATFLNRAFDQVLMDVALHKCGVTFVLDRAGVTGTDGASHNGMWDMSILQVVPGLRLAAPRDADQVRAQLREAVEVTDAPTVVRFSKGAVGPAVPAVGRIGGMDVLRAPGTDAPDVLLVSIGALAPMCLQIADLLDKQGITTTVVDPRWVKPVDEAMAPLAEQHRVVVTVEDNSRVGGVGSTIAQALRDAGVDVPLRDFGIPPRFLDHASRAEVMTEIGLTAPDIARQVTGLVSKLDGRFTAPAQAVDSVEPARD comes from the coding sequence GTGCCGCTGCTGACCCGCATCAGGGGACCGCGTGATCTGGACCGGCTCAGCCTGGAGCAGCTGGACCAGCTGGCAGGCGAGATCAGGACCTTTCTCGTCGACGCTGTCTCCAAGACCGGCGGCCACCTCGGCCCCAACCTCGGTGTCGTGGAGCTCACCATCGCCCTGCACCGGGTCTTCGAGTCACCCAAGGACAGGGTGCTGTGGGACACGGGCCACCAGTCCTACGTCCACAAGCTGCTCACCGGCCGCCAGGACTTCTCGAAGCTGAAGATGAAGGGCGGCCTCTCCGGCTACCCCGCGCAGGCCGAGTCCGAGCACGACGTCATCGAGAACTCGCACGCCTCCACGGTCCTCGGCTGGGCCGACGGCCTGGCGAAGGCGAACGAGGTGCTCGGCAGGAACGACCACGTCGTCGCCGTCATCGGTGACGGTGCCCTCACCGGCGGTATGGCCTGGGAGGCGCTCAACAACATCGCCGACGCCAAGGACCGCCCCTTGGTGATCGTCGTCAACGACAACGAGCGGTCGTACGCGCCGACCATCGGCGGCCTCGCGAACCACCTGGCGACCCTGCGCACCACGGACGGCTACGAGCGCTTCCTGGCCCGCGGCAAGGACCTCCTGGAACGCACCCCGGTCGTCGGCAAGCCCCTCTACGAGACGCTGCACGGCGCCAAGAAGGGCCTCAAGGACTTCATCGCCCCGCAGGGCATGTTCGAGGACCTGGGCCTGAAGTACGTCGGCCCGATCGACGGCCACGACATCGAGGCCCTGGAGTCGGCGCTCGCCCGCGCCAAGCGCTTCGGCGGCCCGGTCATCGTGCACTGCCTCACCGAGAAGGGCCGCGGCTACCAGCCCGCCCTCCAGGACGAGGCGGACCGCTTCCACGGCATCGGCCCCATCCACCCCGACACGGGCCTGCCCATCAAGGCTTCCGGCGCCGACTGGACCTCCGTCTTCGGCGACGAGATGGTCGAGCTCGGCAGGGAGCGCAAGGACATCGTCGCGATCACCGCGGCGATGCTGCAGCCGGTCGGCCTGAAGAAGTTCGCGGACGCCTTCCCGAACCGCATCTACGACGTCGGCATCGCCGAGCAGCACGCCGCCGTGTCGGCGGCGGGCCTGGCCACTGGCGGACTGCACCCCGTCTTCGCCGTCTACGCGACCTTCCTCAACCGCGCCTTCGACCAGGTCCTGATGGACGTGGCCCTGCACAAGTGCGGCGTCACCTTCGTACTGGACCGCGCGGGCGTCACCGGCACCGACGGCGCCTCGCACAACGGCATGTGGGACATGTCGATCCTCCAGGTCGTCCCGGGCCTCAGGCTCGCCGCGCCGCGCGACGCCGACCAGGTCCGCGCACAGCTGCGCGAGGCCGTCGAGGTGACCGACGCGCCGACCGTGGTCCGCTTCTCCAAGGGCGCGGTCGGCCCGGCCGTGCCCGCCGTGGGCCGGATCGGCGGCATGGACGTGCTGCGCGCGCCCGGCACCGACGCCCCCGACGTCCTGCTCGTCTCCATCGGTGCGCTCGCGCCGATGTGCCTGCAGATCGCCGACCTTCTCGACAAGCAGGGCATCACCACGACGGTGGTCGACCCACGCTGGGTCAAGCCGGTCGACGAGGCCATGGCCCCGCTCGCCGAGCAGCACCGCGTGGTCGTCACCGTCGAGGACAACTCCCGCGTCGGCGGCGTCGGTTCGACGATCGCGCAGGCCCTGCGCGACGCGGGCGTCGACGTCCCGCTGCGCGACTTCGGCATCCCGCCGCGCTTCCTCGACCATGCCTCCCGCGCCGAGGTCATGACGGAGATCGGCCTGACCGCACCGGACATCGCCCGCCAGGTCACCGGCCTTGTCTCCAAGCTCGACGGCCGCTTCACGGCCCCCGCGCAGGCCGTGGACTCGGTGGAGCCCGCGCGCGACTGA
- a CDS encoding sugar ABC transporter permease, translating into MSDTSKVTKSDPEPELRDTVAPADDPTAAPVTVVDPRLLVREEGLKGYVTEFKRKVKGGELGSLPVFVGLIIIWTIFQLQNDRFLSADNLSNISYFMSATGMLAIGLVFVLLLGEIDLSVGSVSGLASTLFAVFVVNHGVNAWLALVLAVLTGVGIGALQGWFFARIGVPAFVVTLAGFLGWNGLMLWLLGSSGTINVPSESGPVHLLGQNSFFMDQAVIGAYVLAGLGVLSMLVGSFGEQRRRRAAGVPFRPTSEILVRVGALAVASFAAAVVLNNASGVSNALVIFLGALVVVDFVLRRTTYGRKIFAVGGGIEAARRAGISVPMVRITVFAISGGFAAVGGMFFAGQTASATLNAGGGNTLMLAIAAAVIGGTSLFGGRGSVWSALLGMLVIQSIQTGLDLLNMNTSIQYMITGAVLLGAVVIDSVSRKSQKAAGRA; encoded by the coding sequence GTGAGCGACACGTCCAAGGTCACGAAGTCTGACCCCGAGCCGGAGCTGCGGGACACGGTGGCTCCCGCCGACGACCCCACGGCCGCGCCGGTGACCGTCGTGGACCCGCGACTGCTGGTCCGCGAAGAGGGTCTGAAGGGCTACGTCACCGAGTTCAAGCGCAAGGTGAAGGGCGGCGAGCTGGGCTCGCTGCCGGTCTTCGTCGGTCTGATCATCATCTGGACGATCTTCCAGTTGCAGAATGACCGTTTCCTCAGCGCCGACAACCTGTCCAACATCAGCTACTTCATGTCGGCCACCGGCATGCTGGCCATCGGCCTGGTGTTCGTGCTGCTGCTCGGAGAGATCGACCTCTCCGTCGGCTCGGTCAGCGGTCTGGCGTCCACGCTGTTCGCCGTCTTCGTGGTCAACCACGGCGTGAACGCGTGGCTGGCCCTGGTCCTGGCCGTCCTGACCGGTGTCGGCATCGGCGCGCTGCAGGGCTGGTTCTTCGCCAGGATCGGCGTACCGGCCTTCGTCGTGACACTGGCCGGCTTCCTCGGCTGGAACGGTCTGATGCTGTGGCTGCTCGGTTCGAGCGGCACCATCAACGTCCCGTCCGAGTCGGGCCCGGTGCACCTCCTCGGCCAGAACTCCTTCTTCATGGACCAGGCCGTCATCGGTGCCTACGTCCTGGCCGGCCTCGGCGTCCTGTCCATGCTCGTGGGCTCGTTCGGCGAGCAGCGCCGGCGCCGTGCCGCCGGTGTGCCCTTCCGGCCCACCAGCGAGATCCTCGTGCGGGTCGGCGCGCTCGCCGTGGCGTCCTTCGCCGCCGCGGTCGTGCTGAACAACGCCTCGGGTGTGTCCAACGCCCTGGTGATCTTCCTCGGGGCCCTGGTGGTCGTCGACTTCGTGCTGCGGCGCACCACGTACGGCCGGAAGATCTTCGCGGTCGGCGGTGGCATCGAGGCGGCCCGCAGGGCCGGTATCAGCGTGCCCATGGTTCGTATCACCGTGTTCGCCATCTCCGGCGGCTTCGCGGCGGTCGGCGGTATGTTCTTCGCCGGTCAGACCGCGAGCGCGACGCTGAACGCCGGTGGCGGCAACACGCTGATGCTGGCCATCGCGGCCGCGGTCATCGGTGGTACCAGCCTCTTCGGTGGACGGGGCAGTGTCTGGTCGGCCCTGCTGGGCATGCTGGTCATCCAGTCCATCCAGACCGGTCTTGACCTGCTGAACATGAACACGTCGATCCAGTACATGATCACCGGTGCGGTGCTGCTGGGTGCCGTGGTCATCGACTCGGTGTCGCGCAAGTCGCAGAAGGCTGCGGGGCGCGCATAA
- a CDS encoding ATP-binding cassette domain-containing protein, whose amino-acid sequence MVHVSATPVLALRGVSKRFGAVQALTDVELEVQAGEVVALVGDNGAGKSTLVKTIAGVHPIDEGVIEWEGKPVSINKPHDAQGLGVATVYQDLALCDNLDVVGNLYLGRELLRRGVIDEVTMEQKARELLSTLSIRIPSVRIPIASLSGGQRQVVAIARALIGDPKVVILDEPTAALGVEQTAQVLDLVERLRERNLGVILISHNMADVKAVADTVAVLRLGKNNGSFPVKNTSHEEIIAAITGATDNAVTRRAGRRSTEAAK is encoded by the coding sequence ATGGTTCACGTGTCCGCTACGCCCGTGCTGGCGTTGCGCGGAGTCTCCAAGCGATTCGGTGCGGTCCAGGCACTCACCGACGTCGAGCTGGAGGTCCAAGCCGGAGAAGTGGTCGCCCTGGTGGGCGACAACGGCGCAGGAAAGTCCACCCTGGTCAAGACGATCGCGGGTGTCCACCCCATCGATGAGGGCGTCATCGAGTGGGAGGGCAAGCCGGTCAGCATCAACAAGCCGCACGACGCCCAGGGACTCGGCGTCGCGACGGTCTACCAGGACCTCGCCCTGTGCGACAACCTCGATGTGGTCGGCAATCTCTACCTCGGCCGGGAGCTGCTGCGCCGCGGCGTCATCGACGAGGTGACGATGGAGCAGAAGGCTCGCGAGCTGCTGAGCACTCTGTCGATCCGCATCCCGAGCGTCCGCATCCCGATCGCGAGTCTGTCCGGTGGTCAGCGCCAGGTCGTCGCCATCGCGCGCGCCCTGATCGGCGACCCCAAGGTCGTCATCCTCGACGAGCCCACCGCCGCCCTCGGCGTCGAGCAGACCGCGCAGGTCCTCGACCTGGTCGAGCGGCTGCGTGAGCGCAACCTCGGCGTCATCCTCATCAGCCACAACATGGCCGACGTCAAGGCGGTCGCGGACACCGTCGCCGTCCTGCGGCTGGGCAAGAACAACGGCTCCTTCCCTGTGAAGAACACCAGCCACGAAGAGATCATCGCCGCCATCACGGGAGCCACGGACAACGCCGTGACCCGTCGTGCGGGGCGTCGCAGCACGGAGGCGGCAAAGTGA
- a CDS encoding sugar ABC transporter substrate-binding protein: MRRVVIGTAAVSMALSVAACGKAGDKSSDSSSSDSKTIGLLLPDSVTTRYEKFDHPLFDAKVKALCSDCKVEYANAAGDAAKQAQQVSSMITKGVKVLVISAQDSAAIKSSIQTAVDKGIKVVAYDRLAQGPVSAYVSFDNVKVGELQGQALLDSLGSKATTKSKVVMINGDDADPNAGQFKKGAHNVLDGKVDIAYEQSGLWKDTVAAQKMSAAITQLGAKKIAGVYSANDGMAGGIANTLKGAGIDGIPLTGQDAELAGIQRIVAGTQSSTVYKAFKPEADAAAQLAVNLLEGKSIKDLATQTLTSGSGTKVPSQLLTPVSVTKANIKDTVIADKLYTVADICTSEYAKACKAAGLQ; the protein is encoded by the coding sequence ATGCGTAGAGTCGTGATCGGTACCGCCGCGGTTTCGATGGCCCTTTCCGTGGCCGCCTGTGGCAAGGCCGGTGACAAGAGCTCTGACAGCAGCAGCTCGGACAGCAAGACCATCGGTCTTCTCCTTCCCGACAGCGTCACCACGCGCTACGAGAAGTTCGACCACCCGCTGTTCGACGCCAAGGTCAAGGCGCTGTGCTCCGACTGCAAGGTCGAGTACGCGAACGCCGCCGGTGACGCGGCCAAGCAGGCCCAGCAGGTCAGCAGCATGATCACCAAGGGCGTCAAGGTCCTCGTGATCAGCGCTCAGGACTCCGCGGCCATCAAGTCCTCGATCCAGACCGCCGTCGACAAGGGCATCAAGGTCGTTGCGTACGACCGTCTCGCCCAGGGCCCGGTCTCCGCGTACGTCTCCTTCGACAACGTGAAGGTCGGCGAGCTCCAGGGTCAGGCGCTGCTCGACTCGCTCGGCTCCAAGGCCACCACGAAGTCCAAGGTCGTCATGATCAACGGTGACGACGCCGACCCGAACGCCGGTCAGTTCAAGAAGGGCGCCCACAACGTCCTCGACGGCAAGGTCGACATCGCCTACGAGCAGTCCGGCCTCTGGAAGGACACGGTCGCCGCGCAGAAGATGTCCGCGGCCATCACCCAGCTCGGTGCCAAGAAGATCGCGGGCGTCTACTCCGCCAACGACGGCATGGCCGGTGGCATCGCCAACACCCTCAAGGGCGCCGGCATCGACGGTATCCCGCTGACGGGTCAGGACGCGGAGCTCGCGGGCATCCAGCGCATCGTCGCGGGCACCCAGTCCAGCACCGTCTACAAGGCCTTCAAGCCGGAGGCGGACGCCGCTGCCCAGCTCGCGGTCAACCTGCTCGAGGGCAAGAGCATCAAGGACCTGGCCACCCAGACGCTGACCAGCGGCTCCGGCACCAAGGTGCCTTCGCAGCTGCTGACCCCGGTGTCGGTCACCAAGGCCAACATCAAGGACACGGTCATCGCCGACAAGCTCTACACCGTCGCCGATATCTGCACCTCCGAGTACGCCAAGGCCTGCAAGGCCGCCGGCCTGCAGTAA